In the Chromobacterium sp. ATCC 53434 genome, CGAACATGGCGCGAGTGAACGCGTCGACATCGGCGGCGGACGGCGCGGCGGGCTGCGCTTCCATATTGGTTTGCACGACATTCAATTTGACTGCGTCGATTTCCATTGCAATGGCTCCTTGACGAGGATTAACAGAGACGCCGCGATTGCGGCTCATCGATGCGCTTGATCAGGCTGCGCAGCATCTCGGCTTCTTCCGAACGATCGCCATGCAGCAAGGAGGAGGCCGCTCGCGCATGCCCCATTCCCAGCAGCAGAGTGGCTTCCACGATTTTCTGCGCGTGCGGGTTTTCGGTTAGATGCGGCATGGCCAGGCGAATGGAGTCCGCCTCATCGTATAAGCCGTGGTTGACCGCGGCCAGGCCGGTTTCCACCACCAGCTTGCAAATATTGGTTTCCAGCGATTTCATATTTTCTGAATAATTCCTGACAGCATGTCTTTCACGGCCCGCATGATGGCGCTTTCGTAACTGACGAATACCGAGTATTGCTGAATGGCGAATTGCGCTTGCAGCATCCGGGCGGGGTCGTTCAAATCGGCGGCAGTGACTTTTGACTGCACGTCGTTGCCAGCTTGTTCAACCAGCTGCGATAGCTGATTGGTGATGGCTTCGATATCCATTTATCTATCCTTTATGGCGAGACGTCGATTGGTTTGCCCAGCGCCTGTTGCCGAAACTGCTTTGGATTGCATTGGAAATGGCGCCGAAAGCTGTCGGTGAAGTGCGCGTGGTTGGAAAAACCGCACTCCAACGCGATATCCAGCACTCGCATGGTGGTGGTAAGCAGCAATTTTTTGGCATGCGACATCCGATGTTCCAGTATCCAACGCTTGGCGGGCTTGCCGTAAGTCTCCTGAAATAATTGATTGAATTTCCGCAGCGGCATTTCAAATTGATTGGCCAGTTCGGCAACGGACCATTGCTGCAAGGCATTCTCTTCAATGAATTTGCAGAAATCCTTATTTCCAGCGATGCAAGAGCGCAGTAATGCCGAAAAATAAGTCCTGTCCAAACTCAGGCAGTAAACGTAGGCGAAATGCAGAAACGAGGCCGGCGCCAAACGAGAAAGCGACGCCAGTACCTCGGTCACATCCCGTTCAGTTCTGACCAGACGCACGGCTTCCTTATTGAAAACCGTCTGCGTGTCGGCTTCCAATAGCTCGATGATTTCCGGATGAAGCTGCTGTAATTCGGAAGCAAAAAAATCTTGCGATAGCACGGAATCTAAATGGCTGTTCGCGGATATTCGGGCCTCATTGTCGGTGACGATGAGACAGTTTTCCGGAAAGGGAAATGTATCTCCGCGGATGGTCACTTCACCGCTGCTTCTGCTGATGATGAGTCGGATCGCTGGCATCCCGGTCCTGTACACACTGTTATGACGTGGTGAATGATCTCCCAGCCGCATGTAAAGCGGCATCGGGTGATCACCTGATATCCAGTAGACCGCCTGTCCGGGGCGGTTGGCGGGGCGATGAGGAGAGTGTGCAGGAAAACAGAATATTGCGGCAGGTTTCAGAAAATATTTTCCTGGCGAGTTTATATCATGCAGCTATCGAAGTTGAGGCGGCAGGCAAGCAGCAGTGACTTTGATGGTGCAAGGTGTCAAATTCAACCATTTAAATATCAGAGGTGACCACATGTCCGAAATCAACACTCAAGCCGGCGTTAACTCCGTATCGGTAAACACCAGCGAACTGCCGGCAGACGATAATAACGATTATCTGCGTGCGGCGCGGAACTACTCGATCATGGGCCAGGCCATCGCGACGATGGAAGACATCATGCTGCTGTTCACCGAGCTGGCCAATGCCAAGTTCGATCAGATGTCGAAAAAAATGGAAGTGTCGCGCGATGCGCAGGACATGGCCAATAAGGTGGAGGCGCTGTTGGCTGACATCACCGATCCCAAGGCGACCAAGAAGCTGCCTCAGGATGTGCTGGATTATATGAAGGCGAACGGCATCAGCGTGGATTCGGTGGAAAACCTCGGCGGCGATCTCAAAAAGGATGCGCTGACGGCGGTGAAGTCCGCGCTGGAGTCCTTCTCCGGCCGCGCCTCGGATTTCGTGCAGCAGAGCCAGCTGAAACTGCAGCAGCTGATGCAGAACTTCAACACCGCGGTGACGATGGCCAACAGCGTCCAGAGCATGAACGCTGAATCGACCAAGTCCATCGCTCAAGCTATCCGTTAATGAATAAGGGCGGGCGGGCCGATCAAGGGCGCCTGCCCACCAACACCACTATTAAAAGGAAATATCGATGAACGCCACCGTAAACCAAGCGCCTTCCAACGTTGCCGTGCCCACCGCTGCTACCGCAGATTCCAGCGACAACATCGATTATCTGCGCGCAG is a window encoding:
- a CDS encoding EscG/YscG/SsaH family type III secretion system needle protein co-chaperone translates to MKSLETNICKLVVETGLAAVNHGLYDEADSIRLAMPHLTENPHAQKIVEATLLLGMGHARAASSLLHGDRSEEAEMLRSLIKRIDEPQSRRLC
- a CDS encoding secretion protein EspA, whose protein sequence is MSEINTQAGVNSVSVNTSELPADDNNDYLRAARNYSIMGQAIATMEDIMLLFTELANAKFDQMSKKMEVSRDAQDMANKVEALLADITDPKATKKLPQDVLDYMKANGISVDSVENLGGDLKKDALTAVKSALESFSGRASDFVQQSQLKLQQLMQNFNTAVTMANSVQSMNAESTKSIAQAIR
- the sctF gene encoding type III secretion system needle filament subunit SctF; the encoded protein is MDIEAITNQLSQLVEQAGNDVQSKVTAADLNDPARMLQAQFAIQQYSVFVSYESAIMRAVKDMLSGIIQKI
- a CDS encoding AraC family transcriptional regulator; amino-acid sequence: MPLYMRLGDHSPRHNSVYRTGMPAIRLIISRSSGEVTIRGDTFPFPENCLIVTDNEARISANSHLDSVLSQDFFASELQQLHPEIIELLEADTQTVFNKEAVRLVRTERDVTEVLASLSRLAPASFLHFAYVYCLSLDRTYFSALLRSCIAGNKDFCKFIEENALQQWSVAELANQFEMPLRKFNQLFQETYGKPAKRWILEHRMSHAKKLLLTTTMRVLDIALECGFSNHAHFTDSFRRHFQCNPKQFRQQALGKPIDVSP